The following are encoded together in the Xanthomonas sacchari genome:
- a CDS encoding glycine zipper 2TM domain-containing protein, producing MNKLSTRLLTAALAVGVIGSAAAQDYGYTRYDDYRDRGYASGTYEYARVVRADPIMVQVNGPRETTERCYDRPASGSYASDYGYRGTDGGRTASSVVGGIAGAVLGSRVGGGNGRFVGTAVGTMLGSLAGRSIYDTNARAYGGGYGGGVVRECEPVSYRTERYDRVDGYDVTYEYGGRYYHTRTASPPGDRIRVRVDVLPD from the coding sequence ATGAACAAGCTCTCGACCCGTCTGTTGACCGCTGCGCTCGCTGTCGGCGTCATCGGCTCCGCCGCCGCGCAGGATTACGGTTACACCCGCTATGACGACTACCGCGACCGTGGGTATGCGTCCGGCACCTACGAATATGCGCGCGTGGTGCGCGCCGATCCGATCATGGTGCAGGTCAACGGCCCGCGCGAGACCACCGAGCGCTGCTACGACCGCCCGGCGTCCGGCAGCTACGCCAGCGATTACGGCTACCGCGGCACCGATGGCGGCCGCACCGCCTCGTCGGTGGTCGGCGGCATCGCCGGTGCGGTGCTCGGCAGCCGCGTCGGCGGCGGCAATGGCCGCTTCGTCGGCACTGCCGTCGGCACCATGCTCGGCAGCCTGGCCGGCCGCTCGATCTACGACACAAATGCCCGCGCCTATGGCGGCGGCTACGGTGGCGGCGTGGTCCGCGAATGCGAGCCGGTGTCCTATCGGACCGAACGCTACGACCGTGTCGACGGCTACGACGTGACCTACGAATACGGCGGCCGCTACTACCACACCCGCACCGCCTCGCCTCCGGGCGACCGCATCCGCGTCCGCGTCGACGTGCTGCCCGACTGA
- a CDS encoding PhzF family phenazine biosynthesis protein — protein MAARRFFQVDVFSAHAGNGNPLAVVLDADGLDAATMQAIARWTRLPETTFVFAPTRPDASYGLRMFSPQKEVPFAGHPSVGTAHVALQAGIATPRDGVLMQDGIAGLLPLRVDVDAGVRSIAIRTPRAQVAEIADAADARLQAALRGWPLGALPPVRMDGGRCWWLVEVADEAALRALAPDWNAIAALAESTASMGVFAYARASGQAYAVAVRAFVGNGRRFEDAASGAANAVLAAWLDHSKALPGNGGRYVASQGREVGHDALLTLHVDETGEVWSGGQVQTVIEGHIDWP, from the coding sequence ATGGCCGCACGCCGCTTCTTCCAGGTCGATGTCTTCTCCGCCCACGCCGGCAACGGCAATCCGCTGGCCGTTGTGCTCGATGCCGATGGATTGGACGCCGCTACGATGCAGGCCATCGCACGCTGGACGCGCCTGCCGGAAACCACCTTCGTGTTCGCGCCGACGCGCCCGGACGCCAGCTACGGCCTGCGCATGTTCAGCCCGCAGAAAGAAGTGCCGTTCGCCGGCCACCCCAGCGTCGGCACTGCGCACGTCGCGCTGCAAGCCGGCATCGCCACGCCGCGGGACGGCGTGCTGATGCAGGACGGCATCGCCGGCCTGCTGCCGCTGCGCGTCGATGTGGACGCTGGAGTACGCAGCATCGCCATCCGCACCCCGCGCGCGCAGGTGGCCGAGATCGCCGATGCCGCAGATGCGCGCCTGCAGGCGGCACTGCGCGGCTGGCCGCTGGGCGCGCTGCCGCCAGTGCGCATGGACGGTGGCCGCTGCTGGTGGCTGGTCGAAGTGGCCGACGAAGCCGCATTGCGCGCGCTGGCACCGGACTGGAACGCGATCGCCGCCCTGGCCGAAAGCACCGCCAGCATGGGCGTGTTCGCCTACGCCCGCGCCAGCGGCCAGGCCTATGCAGTGGCCGTGCGCGCCTTCGTCGGCAACGGCCGGCGCTTCGAGGACGCCGCCTCCGGTGCGGCCAACGCCGTGCTGGCGGCGTGGCTGGATCACAGCAAGGCCCTGCCCGGCAACGGCGGCCGCTACGTCGCCAGCCAGGGCCGCGAAGTCGGCCACGACGCCCTGCTGACGCTGCACGTGGACGAGACTGGGGAGGTGTGGTCTGGCGGCCAGGTGCAGACGGTGATCGAAGGCCACATCGACTGGCCCTGA